In a single window of the Centropristis striata isolate RG_2023a ecotype Rhode Island chromosome 18, C.striata_1.0, whole genome shotgun sequence genome:
- the klf11a gene encoding Krueppel-like factor 11a, which yields MLRSEPRCWPVDRTVTTMELKPSIEYHDLEAAEALVSMSFWGQRSHKPRPLTPTSDSCDSIQLQPEPRDLIALSSLCMTPPHSPSFAESSSSSLSPAPRTVLPRPSLGVGPAPLLSDSSSSESSAPPPAESSCRSMATSVIRHTADSLAAPPPATGAAQPAETSSTPPQSRTPPEEKEAAPPSPVSPSSPPCSASLRLSTPPSSSAAATTVSSSSPLLCQVFPVSGRAGMISAFVQAPVQVQTRAGPKPLQPLLVGSAVPQGAVMFVVPQASVSPPGPQAVVTLGNTKLLPLAPAPVYMPTGAGGGGTSQADFSRRRNYVCNFPGCKKTYFKSSHLKAHLRTHTGEKPFSCHWDGCDKKFARSDELSRHRRTHTGEKKFVCSVCERRFMRSDHLTKHARRHMTTKRAPTWPADTRDLSKVALPKGHSRGPALPVGVLVSTAN from the exons ATGCTCCGCTCAGAGCCGCGCTGCTGGCCG GTGGACCGGACAGTGACGACCATGGAGCTGAAGCCGAGCATCGAGTACCACGACCTGGAGGCCGCCGAGGCGCTGGTCAGTATGAGCTTCTGGGGTCAAAGGTCGcacaagccccgccccctcaccCCCACCTCCGACTCGTGTGACTCCATCCAGCTCCAACCGGAGCCCCGAGACCTGATCGCCCTGTCCTCCCTG TGTATGACTCCTCCTCACAGTCCCAGCTTCGCCGagtcttcttcctcctccctaagccccgcccccaggaCCGTGTTGCCCCGCCCCTCTCTGGGTGttggccccgcccccctcctcagtgactcctcctcctcagagtcCTCAGCGCCTCCTCCAGCCGAGTCGTCCTGCAGATCGATGGCCACAAGTGTCATCCGCCACACGGCCGACAGCCTCGCCGCTCCTCCGCCCGCCACAGGCGCCGCCCAGCCGGCAGAGACCTCCTCCACACCGCCGCAGTCCCGGACTCCTccagaggagaaggaggcggCTCCTCCTTCTCCCGTCAGCCCgtcctctcctccctgctcGGCGTCTCTTCGTCTCTCCACGCCACCGTCTTCCTCCGCTGCTGCCACCACCGTCTCGTCCTCGTCGCCGCTGCTGTGCCAGGTGTTCCCGGTGAGCGGCCGGGCGGGGATGATCTCCGCCTTCGTGCAGGCGCCAGTGCAGGTGCAGACGCGGGCGGGGCCGAAGCCGCTCCAGCCGCTGCTGGTGGGCTCGGCGGTGCCGCAGGGTGCCGTCATGTTCGTGGTGCCGCAGGCATCCGTGTCGCCACCGGGCCCACAGGCTGTAGTCACCCTGGGCAACACCAAGCTCCTCCCCCTGGCGCCGGCGCCCGTTTACATGCCGACTGGAGCCGGTGGCGGTGGCACCTCGCAGGCCGACTTCTCCCGCAGACGCAACTACGTCTGCAACTTCCCAGGCTGCAAGAAGACGTACTTCAAGAGCTCACACCTGAAGGCTCACctccgcacacacacag GCGAGAAGCCGTTCAGCTGTCACTGGGACGGCTGCGACAAGAAGTTCGCTCGCTCCGACGAGCTTTCCCGCCACCGCCGCACGCACACCGGTGAGAAGAAGTTTGTGTGCAGCGTGTGCGAGCGGCGCTTCATGCGCAGTGACCACCTGACCAAACACGCCCGGCGCCACATGACCACCAAGAGGGCGCCGACGTGGCCCGCCGACACCCGAGACCTCAGCAAGGTGGCGCTCCCCAAGGGCCACAGCCGGGGCCCCGCACTTCCCGTCGGCGTGTTGGTGTCCACCGCCAACTGA
- the LOC131991014 gene encoding ribonucleoside-diphosphate reductase subunit M2-like — MLSTRSALSVKNQQSLSRDISNMSLDKENTPPSLNPTRVLATKTARNIFSSPEVKKSSSREEEEEPLLKENPRRFVIFPIQYHDIWNMYKKAEASFWTAEEVDLSKDLQHWESLKDEERFFISHVLAFFAASDGIVNENLVERFTQEVQVTEARCFYGFQIAMENIHSEMYSLLINSYIKEPKEREYLFNAIETLPCVKKKADWAINWIGNKSANYGERVVAFAAVEGIFFSGSFAAIFWLKKRGLMPGLTFSNELISRDEGLHCDFACLMFKHLVNKPSAETVTKIIKNAVEIEQEFLTEALPVKLIGMNGDLMKQYIEFVADRLMLELGFTKIYRVENPFDFMENISLEGKTNFFEKRVGEYQRMGVMSGPSDNTFRLDADF; from the exons ATGCTCTCTACTCGCTCTGCTCTCTCCGTGAAGAACCAGCAGTCCCTCAGCAGAGACATCAGCAACATGTCGCTGGACAAAGAGAACACG CCGCCCAGTCTCAACCCGACCCGGGTCCTGGCGACCAAAACCGCCCGGAACATCTTCTCCTCTCCG gaggtgaagaagagcagcagcagggaggaagaggaggagccgCTGCTGAAGGAAAACCCTCGACGCTTCGTCATCTTCCCCATCCAGTACCACGACATCTGGAACATGTACAAGAAGGCCGAGGCCTCTTTCTGGACCGCCGAGGAG GTGGACCTGTCCAAGGACCTGCAGCACTGGGAGTCCCTGAAGGACGAGGAGCGGTTCTTCATCTCTCACGTTCTGGCGTTCTTCGCCGCCAGCGACGGCATCGTTAACGAGAACCTG GTGGAGCGCTTCACACAGGAAGTCCAGGTGACGGAGGCCAGGTGTTTCTACGGCTTCCAGATCGCCATGGAGAACATCCACTCAGAGATGTACAGCCTCCTCATCAACTCCTACATCAAGGAGCCCAAAGAGAG AGAATACCTGTTCAACGCCATCGAGACTCTGCCGTGTGTGAAGAAGAAGGCCGACTGGGCCATCAACTGGATCGGCAACAAGAGCGCCAACTACG GAGAGCGAGTTGTGGCCTTCGCCGCCGTGGAGGGAATCTTCTTCTCTGGTTCCTTCGCTGCGATCTTCTGGCTGAAGAAGAGAGGCCTGATGCCCGGCCTGACCTTCTCCAACGAGCTCATCAGCAGAGACGAG GGTCTCCACTGTGACTTTGCCTGTCTGATGTTTAAACACCTGGTGAACAAACCGTCGGCAGAAACCGTCACCAAGATCATCAAGAACGCCGTGGAGATCGAGCAG GAGTTCTTGACGGAGGCTCTGCCGGTGAAGCTGATCGGGATGAACGGGGACCTGATGAAGCAGTACATCGAGTTCGTAGCCGACAGACTGATGCTGGAGCTGGGCTTCACCAAG ATCTACCGGGTGGAGAACCCCTTCGACTTCATGGAGAACATCTCTCTGGAGGGGAAGACCAACTTCTTTGAGAAGAGAGTGGGAGAGTACCAGAGGATGGGCGTGATGTCAGGACCCTCAGACAACACCTTCAGGCTGGACGCTGACTTCTGA